Proteins from one Mytilus galloprovincialis chromosome 11, xbMytGall1.hap1.1, whole genome shotgun sequence genomic window:
- the LOC143051856 gene encoding uncharacterized protein LOC143051856, producing MLTVISPDQRSDNLETFIDEQDKTEKNMVSDTEISYEQHSDILKTFQGGQDKTEPNIVSDTEISHEQPSDILKTFHGGQDKTEPSIVSDTEISNKQPSDILKTFHGGQDKTEPNMVSETEISYEQPSDILKTFQVGQDKKETNMVSDTEKKNILTIIPLDQTSTDQLMNDAYKTREMIGVVNTSGKECLGNVCVKQCQGKSCKLCNKGFRKPRVLKSRTIKPKGYKPYKCGVCEVDFTRKEHLEMHMRTHTGDKPYTCYLCGNTYSRGHHLRRHMRSHTGDKPYKCDTCDKAFSQSHHMRRHMQTHTDEKPCKICKCDLCEKEFSQQSHLSRHMRTHTGDKPYQCDVCDKAFCRKEHLQSHTRTHTGDKPFACDICGRGFTNQNDRRRHLKHNAHDHGPYKCDICDKDFIRKLNLKEHMRTHTGEKAYMCEICGQTFSMSILYATHVTKHNAEKAKLICSSK from the coding sequence ATGTTAACAGTTATCTCCCCTGACCAACGTTCAGACAATTTAGAGACATTCATCGACGAACAGgacaagacagaaaaaaatatggtttCTGATACTGAAATATCTTATGAACAACATTCAGACATTTTAAAGACGTTCCAAGGTGGACAGGACAAGACAGAACCAAATATAGTTTCTGATACTGAAATATCTCATGAACAACCTTCTGACATTTTAAAGACGTTCCACGGCGGACAGGACAAGACGGAACCAAGTATAGTTTCTGATACTGAAATATCTAATAAACAACCTTCAGACATTTTAAAGACGTTCCACGGCGGACAGGACAAGACAGAACCAAATATGGTGTCTGAAACTGAAATATCCTATGAACAACCTTCAGACATTTTAAAGACGTTCCAAGTCGGACAGGacaagaaagaaacaaatatggTTTCTGATActgaaaagaaaaatatactaACAATCATCCCTCTTGATCAGACTAGTACGGACCAACTGATGAACGATGCATATAAGACCAGGGAAATGATTGGTGTTGTTAATACAAGTGGTAAAGAATGTCTTGGTAATGTTTGTGTTAAACAGTGCCAGGGAAAGTCGTGTAAATTATGTAATAAAGGATTTCGTAAACCTCGGGTCTTAAAGAGTCGCACTATAAAACCTAAAGGCTATAAACCTTACAAATGTGGAGTCTGTGAAGTAGATTTCACTAGGAAAGAGCACCTAGAAatgcacatgagaacacatactggagATAAACCATACACATGTTATTTATGTGGTAATACTTATAGTCGGGGTCATCACTTACGGCGTCATATGAGATctcatacaggtgataaaccatACAAATGTGATACATGTGATAAGGCGTTTAGTCAGTCTCATCACATGCGAAGACACATGCAGACACATACAGATGAAAAACCGTGTAAAATATGTAAATGTGATTTATGTGAAAAGGAATTTAGTCAGCAATCTCACCTAAGTAGAcatatgagaacacatactggtgataaaccttATCAATGTGATGTGTGTGATAAAGCTTTCTGTAGGAAGGAACACTTACAATCACACAcgagaacacatactggtgataaaccGTTTGCTTGTGATATCTGTGGTAGAGGTTTTACTAATCAAAACGACAGACGAAGGCATTTAAAACATAATGCGCATGATCACGGACCTTataaatgtgatatttgtgatAAAGATTTTATTCGGAAACTAAACTTAAAAgaacacatgagaacacatacggGCGAAAAAGCATATATGTGTGAGATATGTGGTCAAACATTTAGCATGTCAATTTTGTATGCTACACACGTGACTAAACATAATGCTGAGAAGGCCAAACTTATTTGTAGTTCAAAATAG